GGAATTATGGATTTAGTGAGATTTCCGAAGATTATAATTCGATGATTTATACGATGTCAGATAATCCCTTTCCGCAGGATATTATTGTGGCAAAGTTGCTTCCGTTTCCAAATAAATCAAAAATCATAAACGCCATAGAATATCAGAATCCAAAAGTTCGGAATTTTGCTATTATGGCAACTACAAAGCATTTTAAAGGCATAAAAGGATATTCTGATTACAGAACCATTATTCAGTGTTTTGCGGTCTTTAAAGAGATTAATAGCCGTTGGAATTATGTCAACGACCCAAAAGAAGGTGATTATATTGCAACAGCAAGTGAATCGTTAGAATATTTCTCTGGAGATTGTGACGATCATTCTATTTTAATTGCTGCTGCAGTGCGCTCTATTGGCGGAACTCCACGATTAATTCATACCAAAGGGCATATTTATCCTGAAATATTAATTGGCTCTTTAATCGATTTAGAGAAAGTCAATTATTTGATTAAAAACGTGCTTTTTGTTAAAGAAAGTTACGGCAAAAAAATACATTATCATGTTGATGATCGTGGTCAGGTTTGGATGAATCTGGATTATACCGCGAAATATCCCGGAGGACCATTTTTGTACGAAGAGATTTTGGGAGCGTTAACTCTTAATTAAAAAGGTACAATCCCGAAGCTTCGGGACTGAGGTACAAAGGGACAAAGGTTTTTCTGTAGAGGCGCACAGCAGTGCGTCTTTTTTGTTTTATCTGTTTTTTAATAATTTATCCGTGCTTTCCAATCTTTGCGGAGACGCACTGCTGTGCGCCTTTACGTTTATTGGTGGCTATAAATGGAATTACGTTAATGTTCTCTTTTCTATGTGTTTATAAAAAACGTCATTTTAGATTAAAATTCCATATTCAATTCCTGCCGCTTTATAAATATTTGATTTTTAGATTTTTAATTAGAAAAAATTTTGTAATTTTCTGTAGTTTAACTTTAATCACAAAATCATGAAAAAATCTAAATTATTTATCTTCGGAATTGCAATGGTGGCAGTATTAATGATTTCATGTCATAAGAGTAGAAATGAATTGGTGAACTCCTGGAAAGTTACCGCCGTTGAGCCTAAAATGCCTCTCTCTGATTCAATAAAAAATGTAATTCTAACTGAAGGAACATTAACCTTCACTAAAGATGGGCATGTAACTGGATATTTGCAGAGCGAAATCAATAATGGTACTTATGCTTTGACAAAAGGAGGAAAAAGTTTAGTAATTAAAGATGAAACCGGTACTCCATACCCTTGCGAAAGTACTATAACAGAAGACAAACTGATACTGGATAGTAAAGAAATGAAACTTACCCTTAGCAAAATATAACCATCAAAGTTCATTGTTTATGAACTCAAAATATTTAATCAGCAAACCATATTGTACCCAAAAGCAATATGGTTTTTTTATTTTTTTTTAAAAGAGTTTGCCACGATTTTTGCGAATTAATTTCGGGCAATAAATATTAAAAAAAATCTGTTTAAATCTGCGTAAATCTGTGGCTAATTTTTAAGCAGTTTCAAAATAAAAATTTGAAAAAATTCGTTACAAAAAAACAAATTCCCCTACCCTTTGCACACTAAAACATAAAATTATATCTTTACAAAGCTTATAACTAAAGCATTAATTTATGTGAAAAATAATTTCTTTCAGGCAATTTAGAGAGTAAACCGCAATTTGTGGTGGCTCAATTTATTCATCTTTAGAGAAAGAAATTATGCTTATTCTACAAAACATTTCATATAAACACAATAACAAGGAATTGTTATTTGACAACATCAGTTTTACTGTAAACAATCACGAAAAAATTGCATTAATTGGTAATAATGGTTCGGGAAAATCGACTTTACTAAGGATTATTGCAGGCGAATCAGAACCTTTAAACGGAGAGTTGAGATTAGGTTCTGAACCCTATTATATTCCGCAGATTTTTGGACAATACAATGAACTTACAATTGCCGAAGCATTGCGTATTGCCGATAAACTTAAGGCATTTAAAGAGATAATCGAAGGCAATGTTACCGAAGAAAATCTAAATATTCTAAACGATGACTGGACAATTGAAGAGCGCTGTAATAATGCTTTAAAATACTGGAAATTACAAGATTTAGACCTAACGGCAAAAATGAATACTTTAAGTGGCGGACAAAAGACAAAAATCTTTCTTGCCGGTATTTTAATTCATCAGCCGGAACTGGTTTTGATGGATGAACCCAGCAATCATCTCGACGCAGCTGCCAGAGAATTGTTATATAATTTTATTGAATCTACATCGAGTACTTTGCTAATTGTGAGTCACGACAGAAGTTTGCTAAACAAACTCAATACAACTTATGAATTAAACAAACACGACGTTGCTGTCTATGGCGGGAATTATGATTTTTATGCTGAGCAAAAGCAAATCGAAATAAATGCTTTAAATCAGGATTTACAGTCCAAAGAAAAAGCACTTCGAAAAGCCCGCGAAAAAGAAAGGGAAACATTAGAAAGACAGCAAAAACTAGATGCTCGGGGTAAAAAGAAACAGGAGAAATCCGGAGTTGCGAGAATCATGATGAACACGCTGCGCAATAATGCCGAAAATAGCAGTTCGAAACTAAAAGGAGTTCATGCAGAAAAGATTGATGGTATTTCGCAGGAATTACGTGAATTGCGCTCTTCGATTCCTGATATTGATCAAATGAAAATAGGTTTTGATAATTCAATCTTACACAAAGGAAAAGTGCTTTTTAAGGCAAATGAAATTAATTTTAAATATAAAGAACAACTTCTTTGGAAAGAAAATCTAAATATCGAAATCATCAGCGGAAATAGAATTGCATTAAAAGGCGCGAATGGTTCCGGTAAAACGACTTTGATTAAAATTATATTAGGAGAATTAGATACCCAAATAGGAACTGTTTTTAGAGCTGATAATAAATCAATTTATATCGATCAGGATTATTCTTTAATTCAAAATCAGCTTAAAGTTTATGATCAGGCTCAATATTTCAATACATCTGGATTAGAAGAACATGAAATCAAAATGCGTCTTAATCGCTTCTTGTTTTCAAGAGAAGATTGGGATAAACCTTGTTTTGCTTTAAGCGGAGGCGAAAAAATGCGCTTAATGCTTTGTTGTCTTACGATAAACAAAGAATCTCCGGATCTTATTATCTTAGACGAGCCAACAAATAATTTGGATATTCAGAATATTGAAATCCTGACCAAAGCAATTAACGAATATCAAGGTTCACTGATTGTAGTTTCGCACGATACTTATTTCTTGGAACAGATTAATATTGAGAACTTTATAGTATTATAAATTAACGCAATAGATATTCTGTCATATTTAAAACATTTAAAATAAAAAAAAAGCCTCCAAAATCCAGGATTAAGGAGGCTTTCGATTTAGTGATTAGTGGTTGAAATCCTCTAAATCAAGGAAACAAATCGTTTTTGATATTATTTGCCTTATTATGTTTTATAATATTAGATTATTCTACTTTTTTAAAGTGTTTTTAGAAGCGTTGCAATTGCAATTTCCATCTTTTTGTAATCTTTTCTTACAGTATCCGTCATCTCACTTTTTCGATCACCGGAAAGGCTCATTGTGATAAATCTTTTTGATAAACCATATTTTTCTTTGATACGATTAAGGATTTCTGTGTTGTAAATGTTTTTCTTTTTCGTTTCTTTGTCCATTGCCTTGTCTGTTCCTGTTGCGGGAACAAATATATAAACAATAGTCTATAAAACAGCAAGGTTTAGTAAATATTTTCTTATATTTTATGAAAGCAATTGAAAGACTCTATCAATACCTTGATTATAAAGGAATTAAGCCAACTCGTTTTGAGAAGGAGAATGGCTTGTCCAATGGATATTTAGGTACCCAATTAAAAAGAAATGGAAATTTAGGAGAAGATGTCTTCAATAAGATAATAAACAATTGTTTAGATCTAAATCCGGTTTGGTTGCTTACAGGAAAGCAAAAAATGGTCAAAAATCAGATTTATAGTGAAAATTCGAATAGTGAACATAATAATTTTGTAAACGAATCTCAATCAGAAGAAGACGAATATCAAAAGCAAAATATTCCACTTTTTGACGTTCACGCATCCGCATCAACATTATTTGATGACGAAAGTACAGAGAAGTTAATTGATCAGATTACGGTGCCAAATTTACCAAAATGTGATGGCGCAGTTTATGTAAGCAGCGATAGTATGTATCCGCTGCTAAAATCGGGAGATATCATTATATATAAAAAGATCACAACTTCGATCGGGAATATTTATTGGGGCGAAATGTACCTGATTTCCTTAGTTAATGATGAAGGTGAAGAATTTGTGATGGTAAAATGGATTCACAAATCTGAGAAAGGTGACGAATTTATAAAACTCGTTTCTGAAAATAAACACCATCAGCCGAAAGACTTTCATATTGATGCTGTAAAAGGCTTAGCGCTTATAAAAGCCAGCATTAGAATAAATGCTACTTATTAATTTTTACTTCTACTCTAACCCGTTGAGTGTATAGCAAAATCCGTTTTAATCAGCGTTTTCGCTTTAGCGAATCAGTAAAATCAGCGTTTAATTTTGACGCGGATAAAACAGATTTACTTCGTAAAGACGCAGATAAAAACTGAATTTTTTTTAAGCTTAACTTAATGAAATCGTAGTTAACAGGTTTTTATTCTACTCTTTTTTAATAATTTACATTTAGGTTTTTTAAATTATTTTAAGGTTTTACTTAAAAAAAGTCTTCAAAAAATTTGTGCAGTCAAATAACTGCATTATATTTGCAGTCAAATAACTGCACAATGGAAATTAGAAGAGACGTTTTTCAGGCAATAGCAGATCCTACTCGCAGAGCAATCTTGAGTTTGGTTGCGCTTCAGGCTATGACACCAGGTACAATAGCGGAGAATTTTAGTTCGTCACGACAAACTATTTCAAAACACATTCAGATTTTGAGTGAATGTGAATTATTACATCAAACACAAAACGGAAGAGAGATTTATTATCATTTAAATCCCGAAAAGATCAAGGAAATTGACAATTTCATAGAGCCTTTTAGAAAAATGTGGGACGAAAAGTTCAATAAACTCGAAGCCATAATGAAGAACTATCAACCTAAAAAATAAAATTCATGGAACCAAAAACTAAAATTCATGCCGAAAATGGCAAACAGGATTTAGTAATTACGAGAGAATTTGATTTGCCTCTTGAATTACTTTTCAAAGCTTATGTAGAGGCTGAAATTGTTGAACAATGGATGGGAACAAAAGTTTTGAAACTTGAAAATGTAAAACATGGCGGTTGGCAATTTGAAACCACAGATGCTAAAGGAAATGTGGTATTTCAGGCAAATGGCGTGATTCACGAAATAATCGAAAATAAAAGAATCACCAGAACTTTTGAGATGGAAAATACTCCTTTTCCGGCACAACTTGAGTTTTTAGAATTCACAAAAGTATCAGATCAAACGAGCGCACTTACAATGCAAATCGTTTACAAATCACCGGAACTTAGAGATCAAATGCTGAAACTTCCGTTTGCTCAGGGCATTAATATGGCGCATAACCGTTTACAGGATTCTGTAAATAAATTAAAATAACTAACAACTAATTAAATCAAGTAATTATGACTAAGAGAAACAAGATTATCTATTGGGTTGCAACGCTTTGGCTTGCATTAGGAATGACTGCAACTGGAATTGTACAATTTATAAAAGTAAAAGATCAAGGTGATATGATGGCTCATTTGGGATATCCGCTTTATTTTTTAACGCTTTTGGCTGTTTGGAAATTTTTGGGTGTTATTGCGATTCTTATTCCAAAGTTTGCGTTGTTGAAAGAATGGGCTTATGCTGGATTTTTCTTTGCGATGTCTGGTGCTATTTTCTCTCACGTAGCAAGCGGAGATGCGGCTAAAGAACTTTTTGGACCACTATTATTAATCGTTTTAACAGTAATATCGTGGTATTTTAGACCTGCTGACCGAAAAACGGTTTTGGCTTAATTAAGTTTAAAACTGAAATATATTTAAAACTCCATTGTATTCAATGGAGTTTTTTTATTGCCTTTACAAATCGTTTTCTGCAATAATATAAACATAATTGAATTTATAATTTCTATTTTCGTCTGACAAATATTTCGCTAAAAGAAGATATAAAATTGAATTTATGGAATCGGTAACTTATAAATTGACAGAAGATATTCAGGTTTCTTACGGGAATATTTTAAAGATGCATTTTATTCCAAATTCTAATAAACTTGCATTGCTTAGGGTTAATTCATCTTGGGGATTATTTGTTGAAATTATCGATTTTAATAGTTCTTTAAAAACAAAAATTACGCTCGACAATAAGTTGCGTATTTATTATAGTGAATTTGAACATAATACTTTTGTCAATTATAGTAAGGATTTGAGTCATTTAGGCGAATATTCTTTAAGACATATTTTTAAGTTTTATTTATCTGAAGATTTAGAATTCATTTATTTAAAAGCAAGATTTAAAAAATCTAAAGAGGAAGTTTGTCATTTTAAAATTGATTTGGAAGGAAAAGTAGTTCTTGAAAAAATAGAAGACGAATCCCATAACCCTCTGGACGATTACTGTTTTTTGAAGAAATATCTTGTAAGTGATAATTTTATTTTTTTAGATTTAGAGGACTTTAGCGAACATGATTTAGCAGATTTTTTTGATACGGTTTTTTATAAAGACGATTTCTTATTTTTAAGATTCAATGGTGATGAATATCCAATATTTTCATTGCCTGATAAAAATCTTCTTGGTTTGGTTTTTTTCGACAGAGACGGAAATTATCCAAGAGGAAGTTTTAATATTTTTAGAATTAATGATATAAAAAAACCTGTGCTTCTGTTTTCTTATAAAATCGATGAATTTGGAAG
This genomic window from Flavobacterium sp. 9 contains:
- a CDS encoding transglutaminase; this translates as MIKFPKIDFPQLKSKLQVKSPWDRVIIMILSLLITIPIFIILHQNLIDLNWAFNLDRVFIFIFVFAAVFFLLMLLRTIIILCIAVYLLILVYGTVIGNYGFSEISEDYNSMIYTMSDNPFPQDIIVAKLLPFPNKSKIINAIEYQNPKVRNFAIMATTKHFKGIKGYSDYRTIIQCFAVFKEINSRWNYVNDPKEGDYIATASESLEYFSGDCDDHSILIAAAVRSIGGTPRLIHTKGHIYPEILIGSLIDLEKVNYLIKNVLFVKESYGKKIHYHVDDRGQVWMNLDYTAKYPGGPFLYEEILGALTLN
- a CDS encoding ABC-F family ATP-binding cassette domain-containing protein, translating into MLILQNISYKHNNKELLFDNISFTVNNHEKIALIGNNGSGKSTLLRIIAGESEPLNGELRLGSEPYYIPQIFGQYNELTIAEALRIADKLKAFKEIIEGNVTEENLNILNDDWTIEERCNNALKYWKLQDLDLTAKMNTLSGGQKTKIFLAGILIHQPELVLMDEPSNHLDAAARELLYNFIESTSSTLLIVSHDRSLLNKLNTTYELNKHDVAVYGGNYDFYAEQKQIEINALNQDLQSKEKALRKAREKERETLERQQKLDARGKKKQEKSGVARIMMNTLRNNAENSSSKLKGVHAEKIDGISQELRELRSSIPDIDQMKIGFDNSILHKGKVLFKANEINFKYKEQLLWKENLNIEIISGNRIALKGANGSGKTTLIKIILGELDTQIGTVFRADNKSIYIDQDYSLIQNQLKVYDQAQYFNTSGLEEHEIKMRLNRFLFSREDWDKPCFALSGGEKMRLMLCCLTINKESPDLIILDEPTNNLDIQNIEILTKAINEYQGSLIVVSHDTYFLEQINIENFIVL
- a CDS encoding S24 family peptidase, which gives rise to MKAIERLYQYLDYKGIKPTRFEKENGLSNGYLGTQLKRNGNLGEDVFNKIINNCLDLNPVWLLTGKQKMVKNQIYSENSNSEHNNFVNESQSEEDEYQKQNIPLFDVHASASTLFDDESTEKLIDQITVPNLPKCDGAVYVSSDSMYPLLKSGDIIIYKKITTSIGNIYWGEMYLISLVNDEGEEFVMVKWIHKSEKGDEFIKLVSENKHHQPKDFHIDAVKGLALIKASIRINATY
- a CDS encoding helix-turn-helix transcriptional regulator; this encodes MEIRRDVFQAIADPTRRAILSLVALQAMTPGTIAENFSSSRQTISKHIQILSECELLHQTQNGREIYYHLNPEKIKEIDNFIEPFRKMWDEKFNKLEAIMKNYQPKK
- a CDS encoding SRPBCC domain-containing protein, with product MEPKTKIHAENGKQDLVITREFDLPLELLFKAYVEAEIVEQWMGTKVLKLENVKHGGWQFETTDAKGNVVFQANGVIHEIIENKRITRTFEMENTPFPAQLEFLEFTKVSDQTSALTMQIVYKSPELRDQMLKLPFAQGINMAHNRLQDSVNKLK
- a CDS encoding DoxX family protein — protein: MTKRNKIIYWVATLWLALGMTATGIVQFIKVKDQGDMMAHLGYPLYFLTLLAVWKFLGVIAILIPKFALLKEWAYAGFFFAMSGAIFSHVASGDAAKELFGPLLLIVLTVISWYFRPADRKTVLA